In one Antennarius striatus isolate MH-2024 chromosome 15, ASM4005453v1, whole genome shotgun sequence genomic region, the following are encoded:
- the LOC137608453 gene encoding torsin-1A-like, giving the protein MKAEKVFLFFNVLLAAAALATAFDPVITAAVVGAVFATTFVGNHFFGQRETCDAKWVSFNAKGLEANLENKLFGQHLASRVILNSVRGFMNDENPQKPLVLSLQGRTGTGKNFVSRIIAENIYREGMNSSFVHVFTSEFHFPHKEKVELYKHQLQKEIRSSVETCGRSMFIFDEMDEMHPGLINTIKPFLDHHNKLGGISYRKAIFIFLSNAGGEEIKQKALDFWKEGRPREEMTLKDLEEFLSASAFNKGGFWHSGLIHKNLVDFFVPFLPLEYGHVVQCVLAEMKSRGFRPDKEVADRMIRDLVFIPKPNGVFSASGCKTIRQRLNFYI; this is encoded by the exons AGTCTTCTTGTTCTTTAACGTTCTTTTGGCAGCCGCTGCCCTGGCAACCGCGTTCGATCCGGTCATTACGGCCGCAGTTGTCGGTGCTGTTTTTGCAACAACATTTGTTGGGAATCATTTTTTCGGCCAACGGGAAACGTGTGACGCGAAGTGGGTTTCCTTCAACGCGAAAG GTCTGGAGGCCAACCTGGAAAACAAACTGTTCGGACAGCACCTGGCATCACGCGTCATCCTGAACTCCGTGCGGGGATTCATGAACGATGAAAACCCCCAGAAGCCCCTGGTGCTCTCTCTGCAGGGACGAACCGGCACGGGGAAGAACTTTGTGAGCAGGATAATAGCAGAAAACATCTACAGGGAGGGAATGAACAGCAgttttgttcatgtgttcacatcTGAATTTCACTTCCCTCACAAAGAGAAAGTTGAACTCTACAAG CATCAGCTGCAGAAGGAGATCAGAAGCAGCGTTGAGACTTGTGGACGATCCATGTTCATCTTTGATGAGATGGATGAGATGCATCCAGGCTTGATCAACACCATCAAGCCTTTCCTGGACCACCACAACAAGCTGGGTGGAATTTCCTATCGGAAagccatcttcatcttcctcag CAATGCCGGAGGGGAGGAAATCAAACAAAAGGCTTTAGATTTCTGGAAAGAAGGACGTCCTCGAGAAGAGATGACGCTAAAAGACCTGGAGGAGTTTCTCTCCGCCTCAGCATTTAACAAAG GTGGATTTTGGCATTCCGGACTGATTCACAAGAACCTGGTGGACTTCTTTGTCCCATTTCTGCCTCTGGAGTACGGACACGTCGTCCAGTGTGTTTTAGCTGAGATGAAATCGAGAGGTTTTAGGCCGGATAAGGAAGTGGCCGACCGAATGATCAGAGATTTGGTCTTTATTCCTAAACCTAATGGTGTGTTCTCTGCTTCAGGCTGCAAGACAATAAGACAAAGGCTGAACTTCTACATATAA